From Oreochromis niloticus isolate F11D_XX linkage group LG1, O_niloticus_UMD_NMBU, whole genome shotgun sequence, a single genomic window includes:
- the rbpms2a gene encoding RNA-binding protein, mRNA-processing factor 2a isoform X3 codes for MILSRSAAVKLSSDTSPSSSAQTHLGTSSLLKFKRHQDFHCSFRRTWGKYHSTRKNLILCAAAAADATVNMSLKADAEPNNNVSIEEEVRTLFVSGLPVDIKPRELYLLFRPFKGYEGSLIKLTSKQPVGFVTFDSRSGAEAAKNALNGIRFDPESPQTLRLEFAKANTKMAKSKLMATPNPTNIHPALGAHFIARDPYDLTGAALIPASPDAWTPYPLYTTELTPGLPHAAFTYPAAAAAAAALHAQVRDQPASGNHTFVQLK; via the exons ATGATTCTGTCTCGCAGTGCTGCTGTTAAACTATCCTCGGATACCTCGCCGTCCTCGTCCGCACAGACTCACCTCGGCACATCTTCTCTGCTCAAGTTCAAACGCCACCAGGACTTTCACTGCAGCTTCAGACGCACTTGGGGGAAATATCACTCGACGAGGAAAAACTTGAtactctgtgcagcagcagcagccgacGCGACCGTCAACATGAGTCTGAAAGCTGACGCAGAGCCGAATAACAATGTTTCCATCGAGGAGGAG gtaCGAACACTGTTTGTCAGTGGCCTACCAGTCGATATCAAGCCACGGGAACTTTACCTTCTCTTCAGACCTTTTAAA GGTTATGAAGGGTCACTGATTAAGTTAACATCAAAACAG CCTGTCGGGTTTGTAACCTTTGACAGTCGGTCTGGAGCTGAAGCTGCAAAAAATGCACTAAAT GGAATCCGTTTTGACCCTGAAAGTCCCCAGACCCTGCGCTTAGAGTTTGCTAAAGCCAACACGAAGATGGCAAAGAGTAAGCTGATGGCCACACCGAACCCCACAAATATCCACCCTGCTCTAGGAGCACACTTCATTGCACGGGACCCAT ATGATCTGACTGGGGCAGCACTGATCCCAGCATCACCGGATGCGTGGACTCCTTACCCTCTGTATACCACTGAGCTGACTCCAGGCCTCCCTCACGCAGCCTTCACTTACCCTGCGGCCGCCGCTGCAGCCGCAGCCCTCCACGCCCAGGTGAGGGACCAACCg
- the rbpms2a gene encoding RNA-binding protein, mRNA-processing factor 2a isoform X1, with protein sequence MILSRSAAVKLSSDTSPSSSAQTHLGTSSLLKFKRHQDFHCSFRRTWGKYHSTRKNLILCAAAAADATVNMSLKADAEPNNNVSIEEEVRTLFVSGLPVDIKPRELYLLFRPFKGYEGSLIKLTSKQPVGFVTFDSRSGAEAAKNALNGIRFDPESPQTLRLEFAKANTKMAKSKLMATPNPTNIHPALGAHFIARDPYDLTGAALIPASPDAWTPYPLYTTELTPGLPHAAFTYPAAAAAAAALHAQVRDQPMRWYPTPSETSQPGWKSRQFC encoded by the exons ATGATTCTGTCTCGCAGTGCTGCTGTTAAACTATCCTCGGATACCTCGCCGTCCTCGTCCGCACAGACTCACCTCGGCACATCTTCTCTGCTCAAGTTCAAACGCCACCAGGACTTTCACTGCAGCTTCAGACGCACTTGGGGGAAATATCACTCGACGAGGAAAAACTTGAtactctgtgcagcagcagcagccgacGCGACCGTCAACATGAGTCTGAAAGCTGACGCAGAGCCGAATAACAATGTTTCCATCGAGGAGGAG gtaCGAACACTGTTTGTCAGTGGCCTACCAGTCGATATCAAGCCACGGGAACTTTACCTTCTCTTCAGACCTTTTAAA GGTTATGAAGGGTCACTGATTAAGTTAACATCAAAACAG CCTGTCGGGTTTGTAACCTTTGACAGTCGGTCTGGAGCTGAAGCTGCAAAAAATGCACTAAAT GGAATCCGTTTTGACCCTGAAAGTCCCCAGACCCTGCGCTTAGAGTTTGCTAAAGCCAACACGAAGATGGCAAAGAGTAAGCTGATGGCCACACCGAACCCCACAAATATCCACCCTGCTCTAGGAGCACACTTCATTGCACGGGACCCAT ATGATCTGACTGGGGCAGCACTGATCCCAGCATCACCGGATGCGTGGACTCCTTACCCTCTGTATACCACTGAGCTGACTCCAGGCCTCCCTCACGCAGCCTTCACTTACCCTGCGGCCGCCGCTGCAGCCGCAGCCCTCCACGCCCAGGTGAGGGACCAACCg
- the rbpms2a gene encoding RNA-binding protein, mRNA-processing factor 2a isoform X2 — translation MILSRSAAVKLSSDTSPSSSAQTHLGTSSLLKFKRHQDFHCSFRRTWGKYHSTRKNLILCAAAAADATVNMSLKADAEPNNNVSIEEEVRTLFVSGLPVDIKPRELYLLFRPFKGYEGSLIKLTSKQPVGFVTFDSRSGAEAAKNALNGIRFDPESPQTLRLEFAKANTKMAKSKLMATPNPTNIHPALGAHFIARDPYDLTGAALIPASPDAWTPYPLYTTELTPGLPHAAFTYPAAAAAAAALHAQMRWYPTPSETSQPGWKSRQFC, via the exons ATGATTCTGTCTCGCAGTGCTGCTGTTAAACTATCCTCGGATACCTCGCCGTCCTCGTCCGCACAGACTCACCTCGGCACATCTTCTCTGCTCAAGTTCAAACGCCACCAGGACTTTCACTGCAGCTTCAGACGCACTTGGGGGAAATATCACTCGACGAGGAAAAACTTGAtactctgtgcagcagcagcagccgacGCGACCGTCAACATGAGTCTGAAAGCTGACGCAGAGCCGAATAACAATGTTTCCATCGAGGAGGAG gtaCGAACACTGTTTGTCAGTGGCCTACCAGTCGATATCAAGCCACGGGAACTTTACCTTCTCTTCAGACCTTTTAAA GGTTATGAAGGGTCACTGATTAAGTTAACATCAAAACAG CCTGTCGGGTTTGTAACCTTTGACAGTCGGTCTGGAGCTGAAGCTGCAAAAAATGCACTAAAT GGAATCCGTTTTGACCCTGAAAGTCCCCAGACCCTGCGCTTAGAGTTTGCTAAAGCCAACACGAAGATGGCAAAGAGTAAGCTGATGGCCACACCGAACCCCACAAATATCCACCCTGCTCTAGGAGCACACTTCATTGCACGGGACCCAT ATGATCTGACTGGGGCAGCACTGATCCCAGCATCACCGGATGCGTGGACTCCTTACCCTCTGTATACCACTGAGCTGACTCCAGGCCTCCCTCACGCAGCCTTCACTTACCCTGCGGCCGCCGCTGCAGCCGCAGCCCTCCACGCCCAG
- the rbpms2a gene encoding RNA-binding protein, mRNA-processing factor 2a isoform X4 — MILSRSAAVKLSSDTSPSSSAQTHLGTSSLLKFKRHQDFHCSFRRTWGKYHSTRKNLILCAAAAADATVNMSLKADAEPNNNVSIEEEVRTLFVSGLPVDIKPRELYLLFRPFKGYEGSLIKLTSKQPVGFVTFDSRSGAEAAKNALNGIRFDPESPQTLRLEFAKANTKMAKSKLMATPNPTNIHPALGAHFIARDPYDLTGAALIPASPDAWTPYPLYTTELTPGLPHAAFTYPAAAAAAAALHAQASGNHTFVQLK, encoded by the exons ATGATTCTGTCTCGCAGTGCTGCTGTTAAACTATCCTCGGATACCTCGCCGTCCTCGTCCGCACAGACTCACCTCGGCACATCTTCTCTGCTCAAGTTCAAACGCCACCAGGACTTTCACTGCAGCTTCAGACGCACTTGGGGGAAATATCACTCGACGAGGAAAAACTTGAtactctgtgcagcagcagcagccgacGCGACCGTCAACATGAGTCTGAAAGCTGACGCAGAGCCGAATAACAATGTTTCCATCGAGGAGGAG gtaCGAACACTGTTTGTCAGTGGCCTACCAGTCGATATCAAGCCACGGGAACTTTACCTTCTCTTCAGACCTTTTAAA GGTTATGAAGGGTCACTGATTAAGTTAACATCAAAACAG CCTGTCGGGTTTGTAACCTTTGACAGTCGGTCTGGAGCTGAAGCTGCAAAAAATGCACTAAAT GGAATCCGTTTTGACCCTGAAAGTCCCCAGACCCTGCGCTTAGAGTTTGCTAAAGCCAACACGAAGATGGCAAAGAGTAAGCTGATGGCCACACCGAACCCCACAAATATCCACCCTGCTCTAGGAGCACACTTCATTGCACGGGACCCAT ATGATCTGACTGGGGCAGCACTGATCCCAGCATCACCGGATGCGTGGACTCCTTACCCTCTGTATACCACTGAGCTGACTCCAGGCCTCCCTCACGCAGCCTTCACTTACCCTGCGGCCGCCGCTGCAGCCGCAGCCCTCCACGCCCAG